Below is a genomic region from bacterium.
GGTCGCGAATGCGTTTGGCGATGTCGGTCCAACCGTCCTTCACGAGATCCTCGTCGGTGAATCCGCCCATCTGCAGGGTGGCGAAGTTCATCAGCCACTCGCTTTGCCATCCCGGCTCGAGCTGGGCGAACTCTTCAGGATCGATCGGATGGTTGTTGCGCACATCGATGGACGAGGGCGTGCGCTGTAACACGAACAACTCCCCGGCGTCGCGCGCGAGTCCGGGGATGCATTGGACCGCGGTGGCGCCGGTGCCGATGATTCCCACCCGCTTGTCGGCCAATCTCTCCATCGGAGCGCCGCCCCAGTCGCCACCGGTGTAGTCGTAGTCCCAGCGCGCAGTGTGGAAGGTGTGACCCTCGAACGACTCGATCCCGGCGATGCCCGGCAACTTCGGGCGAGTCATCGGCCCCGTACCCATGGCGACGAAACGCGCCCGGAAGCGGTCACCGCGGTCAGTCTCGATCTCCCAGCGTGAGGACACGTCGTCCCACTCGAGGCGGGTCACCTGGGTCGAGGTCAGCACCTTGTCGGTGAGATCGAACGTCTTGGCAATGCGCTGAGCGTGTTCGAAGATCTCTTTGCCGTAGACGTACTTCTTGCTGGGCATATACCCGGTCTCTTCGAGTAGGGGCAGGTAGACCATCGCCGCGGTATCGCACATTGCACCTGGATAGCGGTTCCAGTACCAGACTCCGCCGACGTCGCCGGCGCCGTCAATGATGCGGACATCGGTCACGCCGAGTTTCTGCAACTGGGCTCCGGTGCAAAGGCCGGAAAAACCGCCACCGATCAGCGCCACAGTGACTTCGTCGGTCACAGGCTCGCGATCGACATCACCGACCCAGGGGTCATCGGCCAGGCCGGCGAATCGGCCGCTCGGTTCCATGTACTGGTCTGCGCCGTCGGAGCGAAAGCGCTTGTCTCTTTCCGCCCGGTATTTCTCACGCAGGGCTTCTTGGTCGGACGGGCTGAGGGAATCGGTGGCTGACATGGAGGTCTCCCACAAAAATGTTGGTCTCTAATATATTCTATGTGACTAATATTGCAAAGCCACCTACATTTCGACCATGGACCACAACACTGCCCAGGCGGTTCCCTCACTTCGGGAGCGCAAGAAGGCCAAGACCCGGGCCGCCCTGATCGAGGCGTCCCAGCGACTCTTCGCGAGGCAGGGCTATACCGGAACCACGCTCGAGGACATCTCCGCTGAGGTGGACATCACCACGCAGACCCTGCTGCGCTACTTCGATTCGAAGGCCCAGCTGGCCCTGGCCCCGTTGGCGGCCTCCCTCGAGGAGGTCGAGCGCATTCTTTTAGACGAGAACCGCTCGGTCGACACGCTGTCTGCGTGGCGTCTCTATGTGCAGCTGGAAGCTGAGGAAGCCTCGAACCCGTCTGAGTCGACGACCGTTACGTATGTTTCAAACCTACGCGCCTACGACCAATGGGTCGACAAGGATCCCCTGTTGGTCGCCACTCTCACGGGCGTAGAGCGAGAGCTCCAGGAGCTTCTGGCGACAGCCCTGGCCCGGGACGCTGGGGTCGGATCCGATGACCTGCACTCGACGTTGGTCGCAGCGCTGCTGGTCGCCGGCCGCAGGGCCATCTGGGACCGCTGGCTCGCGCGCAACTGCGAAACCGATTCCCTCGTCGAGGACCAGCTGGCCGTGGTGGACTACGCAGTCGGGAGTAGGGGTGTCGGAGACAACTAGAGGCCCGACACCGGGTCCGAATCTATGCGGCGATCTCAGGGATGTCGATGCCCATATCGCCGAGCAGCGGTAGGAACTTCGAGCGCGGGATCCGCTCGGCGAAGCCTGCGCGGCGCAGTCGGTTGAAGTACTCCTGAACCTGGCTGACCTGCAGGTGGCCGACGATTTCGATTCCCTTCTTGATCTGCTCGGGCTTCGTGCCCTTGCCCGCCAGCACGATCATCGCCTCCATGAGGGACGAGTCGAACTGCTGGATGCTGAACTCTTCGCCTGAATCGAGGCCCAGGTGAATCTGCTCCTTGCGCTCTGGCGCGTGGTCGATGACCCAGCGCAGATGTTGCAGGCCGTAGGATACGTGGCGCGCCTCGTCCTGCATGACGAGCTGGAACATTCGCTTGTCGACCGGTGTGGGCGAGATGTACTCGCTGAAGCGGAACATCGTCAGGATGTTGCCCTCGGCAAGCAGGTGCATGAACGCGCTGGCATCGGAGTAGTTGTCGCAGTCGAGAATCGCCTTCAGCGAGTGCTCGGCCTGAGGTAGCGCGTGCATCAGGCCGACGCCGCCCGCCAGCGCTCGCTTGCGGAATACCTCGGCATGACGCGCTTCGTCCATCGCCTGGGTGGCGATGAAGTGCTTCACTTCCTGGAACTGGTCGTTCATGCGCCAGACCCATTTTGCGGGCAGGTCGGTTGCGATCATTTCGACTTCGGTGAAGAAGGTGCAGAGCTGGGCAAAGGCGATCTCGACCTCGTTCGAGCGCTCGTACTTTTCCAGATCGCCCCACGGTACGTCGGTGCTGGCATCCCATTGCCGGCTCATCGCTTCCTCTGTGAAGGAAGCGACCTTGTATGCCCAGACGTCGCTCTTCCGGTTCAGTTCGGGCTCGAGATCCGCCTGTCGATCCACGTCGTAGGCTGCACCTCTGGGCGCCGGTCCCCGCGCTCCGCGCGGCAGTTCGGGCAGATCGTCATAGCCATAGCTGCCCTGATTGATGTCCAGATAGGTGAAGCCCCGTTTCCCGTTTTCCGCATTGGCCTGGATCTGCTCCGTGCCCGCCTTCATCCAGCCGAGGTCCAGGTTTCCCTTGCGGATATCGCGCATGCGCAGCGCGAAGTCGTCGTTGTAGCGAAACTCGGTCGAGCCGTAGTAACTCATGATGCGTTCCTAACCTTGAAGGAGTTCGAGGAAGTGGCTGAGGGGGGAGCGCTCGCGTCGATCACCCAGGCCGATCTTTTCGCAGCGCAAGAGGTACTCGTCGGTCGTGCGTTCGTAGAGTCGCGCGACCGGATCCAACCCGCCCGAGAGCACGATCAGCGGTTCGATTACCTCGGGTGCACCGAGCGCACCCACCAGGGTGTTCTCGAGCAGGTCGAGGTGTTCGTTCAGGTGATCGGTCTCGCTCGGACGCGCTTGCAGGCTCATCCGGATGTGGTCGACGCCGTAGGCCACGAAACGCGTGGCGTCCTGCGTCAGGCGGGTACCCAGGAAGGCGTCGGCGGCGTTCGTGGCCGCCCACTCCCAATGCCGACCCAGCGCCTGAACGAACGACATCAGCGTCACGTTCATGCCGAGCGAGGTCTCTGGGTAGGTGTCACTTTCGAATACGGACTTCAGCACCTCTCCCAGGCCGAGTGAGTCGACCCCGAGCTGACCGGTCTCGCCAAACAATGCCCGCTTGCGGAATCCCTCGGCGATGCGACACGCGTCGAACATCTGTACGCACATCAGGTATTTGATCTCGTGGAATTCCTGATTCGTGCGCCACTCCCAGTAGGCGACCGTGTCGTTGCAGACGAGACCGATCGAAACCAACGAGGTTGCGAGCTGGCGCAGGGCGCCTTCGGCCTCGTCCGAATGTCCGTGGTCGTTCAGCGCGGTCCAAGGGACGTCTTTCGCGGGCGCCCAGTGTCGCGACTTGCCCTCTTCGAAGAGTCGCCCGGAAAGATCCGACCAGACATCGCTCTTGCGATTGAGTCGGTAGCCCAGCGACGGCAGGCCTTCCGGCAGCATTGCACCGCGTGGGGCCATCGAGAAGTTGTGGCGGATGATCTCGGGGATTTGATCGGGCGAATAACCGCCCTGGTTGATGTCGTCGAGGGTGAGCCCCCGACTGGGCTGGCTGGCCGCGAAACCGGCGCTCTCGCCGGTGTTTTTCATCCAGCCCAGGTCCAGGTCACCCTGCATCACCTTCACGACTCGCGCAAAGAGTTCGGGATCCTGGGAATAATCCTTCGGTGCGATGTACGACACGCGTTCCTCCTCCGCTTCCACAGAGAGTATTGGCTAGCCCGCTCCCGGAGTGCAATGAGAGTAATGGCTAGTCCGTTCACTGGGTGCAATGAGAGTAATGGCTAGTCCGCTCCGGGAGTGCAATCTGAGAATCTCGATGGCCCACGGGGATTGAGATCTGCCGGCCAGGTGTGGTAGTATCCCTTCAGAACGTTGTAAGATGCTGATTTTGTAACGAATTGCTCTGATTGAAGATCGCTCGACGGCCCCCGAAGTGGGTGCCAGAGCTGTGGAAAAGCCATGAAGATTCGCTGTGCAGGATGGGCGCTGGCCGCTCTCGTTTCGCTTTCGCTAAGCGCGCCCGAGGCGCTGGCTGGAACTCTCACGTTGCGGTTTTTCGGGGGCAGTTCCCTGGATCGCATCCTGGACGACGGAGGCGTCGAGCTACCCGCCGGTAACGCTGCGTACATCTACGGAAATAGTGGGCCGCTCGACGTGAACTCGATCATCACGATGAACCCAGGGAGCGGTTTCAGTGTGGCCCCCGCCGGCATCGTGCGGTCCCTCGCCATCGGCGATGGCATCAGTCCCCCGACCGACACCGATGGTCGCTTCCTGTTCGAGGTCAATCTGGGCAGCTTTGAATCCCCGAACTTCGCGGACGGCCTGTCATTCTTCGTGTTTGCCTTCAATGCCAGTGATCCCGCGATCGCGACAGCCTATGGCGTTTCGCCAAGCTCGTACACGGTCGACAATTCGATCTTGCCGCTCGACGGTGACTTGACGCCGCTGCCCGTCGATTTCGTTTTCAACGGCTTCGCCACGACGACTACGCCGGAACCGGCGACCGGCGTGCTTCTCCTGGCCGCCCTCGCGGGCCTGGCCGCCGCACGGCATCGCAACTAGGCTCCGCCAGCCTCGTTCCAGATCCCTCAGGGAACCATCTGCGGCAGCTCGTAGGGCCGAGTCTGGTTCCAGTCCAGGTCCGACGCGCCCTGGTGACGGTAGAAGAAGCCTTCTCCGGCTTCGAGTTCGAAGTTCTCGCCAGGCGCACCGGTTTCTGGGAACCACATCTCATCGAAGCCCGGGTTCTCCCCGGAGTCGAAGAAGAACTGTCCGAAGAACAGTTGCTGGATCGGATCGAAGCGCAGGATACGATCCGAGTCCAGCGGAGACAGACCGCCGATGGACCCCTGAGTTCCCAATAGGGTGTCGTTGAGCGCCACGCCTTCGACGCTGTAGCAGGGCGCGAACATCGAGTAGCTCTGGGCCAGGGTCTGCGTGCGCGAGGGTGCGAAGCCGATGCGCCCGGCCAGGAAGAGCGACTGGGCCGCGCCGCGGTTGTGCACGAACAACGCCTCGCCACAGCCGATCGTCAAATCCGACTCGCCGCCGATGGAAAAAAACGTTGGTCGAAATTGGGGTCGCCGCTGCCATCGAATAGGAACGCCGTCTCGTAGAGCTGAGTTGCGGGATCGAAGGCGAAGATGCGGTCGGCGTTGAACTCATCGAGGCCGCCATCGAGTTGCGGTCCGAGTACGTTGTGTACGGACGGATCCTCAGGAACGAAGGGCATGCCCAGGATCTGATAAGCCGCCGCAGGCAGGTCGACTCGCTGAAACCCCGCAGGTGTGCCCTGGACCGTGATGGCGGCCCGGGTTCCCGCGCGCACGGAAATGCCGGCCACCGCCGTCGTGACGCGTAGCGTGTAGAGTCGGGAGGTGATGCCCGCGGGAGAGCTGCCCGTCGCGTTGCCATCGTCGAGCAGAGTGGTCGTGGGCGCGATACCCGCAACGCTCGCAAAGGCCGACTGTGTCGGTAGCACAGCGGTCTGAGTGCCGGGATTGGCCTGCGCGAGCCCGTCGGCAAAACTCACCTCGTAGTCGAGGCCCGCGACTGCATCCCAGCTCAATTCCACCGCACCCGGCGTTTCCCTCACCACCGGTGAAACGTCCGAATTGGGGTCGAACGGGTCGGACTGGGCTACGTACTCGACCAGATCTCCATCTCCGTCTGCGTCGCTGTCGGCCAGAAACGGATCGCTGCCGAAGATGGTTTCGAAGTCGTCCGCCAGGCCATCGCTATCGCCGTCTGCGCATAATGAGATGCCTGTTTTCTGTTTCACCGCGTCCAGAAGAACCGGATTGGAGATCAAGCTTCCCTCGTTGTCTCCCTCCGTGCCGCCATTTTCACAGCCCGATAGACCGTGGATGCCGATGATTCTCCCCAGGGAGTCATAGATCGGCGAGCCGCTATTCGACTGCTCGGTATCGGTCTGGTAACGCACCGCGAACAGGCCACTGCTACTCGCGACCGCGGGGCCGGTGTCGCTCTGAAGGACGCCATTGCGCGTGCCTTCGGTGTCGATGCCGTAACCTTCGATCGTCAAGAGCCCGCCTGCGCTGGTGGTGTCGTGTCCGCAATAGAAGACGGGGCTACAGCCTTCACCCGGACCCAGAGGTCTGTTCGGATCGGCCGGAATCTCGATCAGAGCCCAGTCGTGCCCCTGCTGTAGGGAAAACGCGAGTCCTCCGGTCGCACTGGACAGGTCCGCGAGTTCAACCTGCCACTGATCGTCGGCCGCGGCGGCCACGATCGTTCCATTGGGATCCGATGCGGGGACATTGCGTTCGACGGTCCACGGAAGTGGCAGCCCAGAGACGTTCACGGTATGCGCGGTGGTCAGCATCCAGTGCCCGTTCACCATGAAGCCGGTGAACCAGTTGGAGTTGGGGTCCGACGACACGATGCGAACCGTGCAACTCGGACCGGCGACGGGAATGCGGTCATCGTTATTGCAGATCGTACGCGGGATCAGGCCGGAGCTGCTGCTCGCCGGTTCGCGAGGTGTGTACGCGAGCCGGGCGATCTCGAGTGCGCGAATCGAGAACGAAGCGCCTTCGCTTGCCGGCGAAACGTGAAGCTCGATATCGATTTCGCCACCGCGGAAGACCGAACTCCACAGAAGGCCGTTGTAAATCGGCTCCCGATCGTCGACGATCTGCTCTTCGCCATCGACTCGAGACGAAATGCGGATCGAATCACCGGGTCCGAGCTGTAGATCTCCCAGCTCCAGGCGCGTCCATTCGGCGTCTTCGAGACGGATCTCGTGGAGGAAGATTCGCGCGGTCTCGGGGCCCGTATTCGACAGGAGCGAACTCTCTAGGGGATAGGGAATGCGCGAGATTTCGTACTTCAACCCATCCTGCGCGACGGCCTTCGCTCCACCAAGCAGCGCCACGATGGCGGCGAGTAGGCGAAGGGCCAGTAGGACGGGACGACTTCGGGTGGCGCAGATCGATCTCATGGATGATTCGATGCTGCCAGAACGCAGAGGCAGAGCCAAGCACTACTGGGGCTTCAGGATTGCCGACTACGCAGAACCGCGTAAAACCCGGCGGATCGAAACGGACTTCACGACCCAATCAAACCGGGTCGGGTCCGCCTTTCTGATTCGCCTCCATGACCTCGGCGAGCTCGTTGAGTTCTCGGGCGACTTCCGCAAAAGCATCGGCGCGGCGCAGGATGATTCGCGCGCTGTAATCTTGATTCTTCAGGCTTTCGATGTGGCGTCGGAAAGCGACCGTGGGACCGACCAGGCGGTGCGTGACGAGGACAGATATTCCGAGCATGAGCAGTACGTAGGCGATGGCCAGGGTCGCGGACACGACCTTGAAGTTCTCGGTCTGGGCGCTGATCACGCGCTCGAAGTACTCTGGCTGATCGGTGTGCTCCAGAGTGATCTCGAACAGACGCTCATAGGTGATGTAGCTATGGGCCCAGAACGTTCCGGCAAACGCGAACGTGAGAACGAGCAGGTAGACCGGAAGCTTCAGCTGAACCATTGGCTGAAGGATGAGATTCAGCGTCTTTCGGCGCGGCTGTACCTTGAAAAGATCGCTGTTGTTTGAAGTCGGCAAACTGCACCCTCCCTATGTGCTTCACGGTCCTTCTTGCGAAAAACTGAAAGCAGGCCGGGGACAGCTGGAGATATTCCCGTCTCCGCGTCAGAGCGAGGGCTCTCGGGAATCCCGGTTCTCCCGGATTTCGCTCCGCGCGCCCGGAAGGACGACCTCGAAACAGGTTCCTCCTCCTTCCCGGGCGATGCAGCGCGCGTGGCCTTCGTGGTGACCGGCGATCTGCCGCACGAGCGAGAGGCCGAGCCCGACGCTTCCATCGATGCTCTCGCGCATTCCGGCGGGTCGATAGAAGGCTCCGAAGATGCGCTCGCGCTCGTTTTCGGGCACTCCAGGGCCGCGGTCGAGGACTCGAAGCCGGGCTTCGCCGTCGTGCGCCTCCAGTGTGACCTCGATCGGTGTGCCCGCGCCGTAGCGTTGGGCATTCTCGACCAGATTTCGCACCAGATGGCGCAACATGCGCGAGTCTCCGAGGATCCTGACCGGCTCGCCCTCGAGCGAGGCGCCCGCACGTGAGGACTCCTCCGCCACCAATGCCAGTAGATCCACTTCTTCGACCCGCTCGAGCTGGTCGAGAGCATCGAGCCGACTCGCGAGCAGGAGTTCTCCGATCAATACATCGAGTTCGCCGATGTCCTTTTCGATTCGCTCCAGCAGTTCGGGTCTCTGGCCGCTGTGAAGCAACTCCGTCGCCACGCGAATGCGAGCCAGAGGAGAGCGCAGTTCATGCGATGCGCTGGCCAGAAGCGTGCGCTGGCCGTCGACCAGGGCTTCGATGCGATCGGCGGCGCGATTGAAGCTTCGTGCCAGCGCGGCGATTTCGTCGCGGCCTTCGATCTGCACGCGTGCGCTCAGGTCGCCCGCACCCAGTTGCTCCACGCGAGCGCGCAGTCGCTCCACGCGGCGAGTCAGTCGGCGTACCAGGGGATAGGCTCCGATTGCGCTCACCACGCCAAGGCCGGCGAGCGCAACCAGCCATTGGATACCGTGTTCGTTCCGGCGCGGGCGGCCGATCATCCAACGGTCATCGGGAAGGCGAACGACGATCACCGGACCACCGTGTCTGCGACCCTGGAACCAGCCGCTCTTCAACTGCTCGGGTGTCGGTTCAGGCAGGGGCCGGCCGATCTGCACGACGAGTTCACCGTCTGCTGAGCGCACGGCCAGATCCGCCCGCAGTTGCTCGGACAGTCTCGCCAAGGCGGAGCGCAGTTCCTCGACGGGGCGGCCCGCTGCGGGCAGTGATTCGGCGACGATCGCGCCGATTCCCTCGATGCTCGCGCGATCTTCATCAGACGGTCCGATCAACAACCAGGCGAGCGAAGCGAGCACGGCGAAGAGCACGATAATGCCGACTAGCGTCAGGTATATCTGTAGATACAGCCGGTTCATCGTCGGTCTGTTTCATCATCCGCGTTGCGGGCGAAAACATAGCCCGCGCCGCGCACTGTGATGACGCGACGCGGATTCTTCGGATCGTCTTCGATCGCGGCTCGGATACGCGAGATATGCACGTCGATGCTGCGGTCGAAGGCGTCGAGTGCGTGACCGCGAAGCGCGTTCATGATCGCATCTCTCGACATGACCCGTCCCGCTCGCTCAGCGAGTGCGCAAAGAAGTTCGAATTGATGGCTCGTGAGTGAACGCTCTTCGCCACCCACGCGAACGACCCTTGCGTTGCGGTCGATCTCGAGCCGGCCAAAACGCAATACTGCGCCGCGCTCAGGTCCCGATTTGTGACGGCGCAGAATCGCGCGCAGACGGGCGAGCAGTTCGCGCGGATTGAACGGCTTGGGCAGGTAGTCGTCCGCGCCGATTTCCAGGCCGACGATGCGATCCGTCTCATCACCGCGCGCAGTCAGCATCAAAATCGGAATATCCGATTCTGCCCGCACTCGTCGACAGACCTCGAAGCCGTCGAGATCGGGCAGCATCACGTCGAGGATCAACACGTCGAAGCTCTCGCTGCGCAGGAGCTCGAGTCCGCCCATCGCGTTCGGCTGGGCCGATAGCGCGAAGCCGCGCGAGCCCAGGTACTCACCGACCATCTCCGAGAGATTCTCGTCGTCCTCGATCATGAGGATGCTTTCCGACACCTCAGCATCCTAACTCCAGGGGATCTCGCTCGCATGTCGGTTTCGTAAAGAAGTGTGAAGTCCGCGCAACTTGAAAACCCCAACCCCGCGTCGATAAGATCGCGGTGTTCCGAAGAATGGGTTTGGCCTGGCCGAGGCCCAGGAGCACACGCGAGATGTCTGAAATGCGCCCCGCGATGTTGCCGGAAAATCCCATTCAGGGTTTTTCGGCGCCGGGCACATTCTTCGGACCACAACTGACAGGAGGAACAGAGGATGGGCGGTTTCCCGCGGGAAGAGATCGAAGCCGCGTTCGAAAACTACAATCGGGCGCGCATCCAGGCTTCAACGAGCGGAGACTGGCGTATCTGGGCGGCCGTTTTCACCGAGGACGCTCACTACACCGAGCATGCCTACGGCGAGATGCACGGTCGTCAGGAGATCGAAGACTGGATCACCAAGGTCATGGCTCCCTTTCCCCATATGAGTTTTCCCCAGGACTGGGTGGCGTTCGACGACGAGCACGACGCGGTCGTGTTCCAGTGCCAGAACCGGCTCGAACATCCGGGAGATCCAGATGGCGAGCCGTTTCAATTTCCCAGTTGGACCCGCCTGGTCTACGGTGGAAACGGGCTCTGGAAATCCGAGGAAGACGTCTACAATCCCGCCCGCGATGCGGGGCGCACGATTTCGGCCTGGCGCAAGGCGGGCGGTGAGTTCGAGAGTCGAGAACTCGTGCAGATGACGGACCGCTGATGCGACGCTTTGAAGAGCGCGTTGCGCTGGTGAGTGGTGCGGCGTCGGGAATTGGTCGAGCGACTGCCGAACGCCTGGCGAGTGAGGGAGCGTCGCTGTTCTGCGTCGATGTGCAGAGCGAAGAACTCGAGGCGACCGTCGAGCAGATCACCGGTGCCGGGGGGATCGCCGATTCGCACCTCTGTGACGTGAGCGATCCCGAAGCGGTGGCCGCAACGCTTTCCGCTTGCGTCGAGCGTTACGGGAAACTGGACGCGTTGTGCAATATCGCGGGAATCTTGAAGCTCGACCACACCCATGAGCTGTCACTGGAGGTGTGGAACAAGATCCTGGCCGTGAATCTGACGGGAACCTTGCTGATGAGTCAGGCCGCGTTGCCGCACCTGCTGGAGTCCAAAGGCGTCATCGTCAATACCTCGTCGACTTCCGCCCTGGCGGGCATGCCCTGGGGGGCGGCCTACGGAGCGTCGAAGGGGGGAGTACTCGCCCTGACCCGCACTTTTGCGGTGGAGTACGCCAAGCAGGGGCTGCGCGCGAACGCGGTCTGTCCCGGTTCGATCGTCACCAGCATGACCACGCGAGGCGTGCTGCCAGAGGGGATCGATACTTCGCTTCTGTCCCGGGTCGTGCCCCTCGACAAGCCCCGGGGGCCCGAGTCGATCGCCGGTGTGATCGCGATGCTGGCCTCCGACGACGGCGCTCACATCAACGGGGCAGAGATTCGTGTCGACGGAGGAACCCTTTCGTAGCGGGCACTTAGCCCTTCGGCTGGGCGACCGGGAGGAATGCCTCGATCCCCGTTGGGGGCGGAGCTGTGTTATAACGCTGTTATAGGGCGCTTTGAATGGTCTCCCAACCCTCCAGGAGGTCGCCGCGCCGGCGCGTTGAATCCACCCGAAGGGTGATTTTGGACGCGACCGAGTCGTTGCTTTTGGAAGTCGGACCCGATCGATTGTCGATCCGACTCGTGACGAATCGCTGTGGCTATCAGGCACCGACCATCTATCACCACTTCGGCGACAAAGCGGGCTTGATCGATGCGTGTCTGGAACGGCGTTTTCAGGACCTGCACGATGAGTTGTTGCGCGTACCGCGCAGGCTCGATCCGGCAGAGTATCTGCGCGAACTCGCCCGGGCCTTCATCCGCTTTGGCGTCGAGCATCCAGCGCATTACCGCCTGTTCTCTGTGCCTCGGCGGGTCGATGTGAGTGTGCCTTCTTCTGCGGAGCGCGGGCGTGAGTTGGTCGCCGAAGCCTTGAAAGATCTCGAGCGTGTCAAGCGCCTGCGCGGAACCGATGCCGAAACCGCTTTCCAGATCACCTGGGCGATGCTTCACGGACTGATCCTGCTGCGAATCAGCCGACCGGACTACGAATGGACAGAAGACCTTACCGAGCGAGCACTCGACTCACTCGAACGCGGATTGTTCGAGAAGGAAAGCGGAGCGGAATGATGATGCGGATTCGAATGTGGAACGGGACGACAAACCTGAAGCGGTGGGCGCTGGCTCTCTGTTGTGTAGGCGCGGGACTCAGCGCCTGCGATGGAGAGCCCGAAGATGCGCTCGAAGTAACCAGACCGGTCGTGATTGCTGAGGTGCAGGCCGTCGATGTGAGCGAGCGCATCGCGGCGACCGGACAGTTGGTCGCGCCCAGTCGAGCCGAGGTCGCTGCGCAGGTTCAAGGAGAGATCACCGCCGTCCTGCGCGACGAGGGCGCGACGGTGGAAGCGGGCGAGGTCGTGCTCGAAATCGACCCCGAGAGATTCGAGCTCGAACTGGCCCGTGCGCGGGCCGGTCTTTCGGAAGCGCGGGCGAGTCTCGGCGAGCACGAACGCGATGTGAAGCGCCAGCGCGCGCTCGCACAACGCGCTGTGGCGTCCAAGGCTCAACTCGACGAGGCCGAGACAGCCGTTCAGACCAGTCGCTCACGCGTGCAGGCGGCTCAGGCGAATCTAGGCGTGGCCGAACGCGCGTTGCGCGACTCGAAGGTGACGGCGCGTTTCTCTGGTCAGATCGGAAGGCGCTATCTGAGCGTGGGTGAGTTCGTTCAACCCGGCCAGAAGCTCTTCGAACTGGTCGCTATGGACCCGATCGAGGTCGAGTTTTTCCTGCCGGAACGAGATTCGAGTCGCGCGAGCATCGGACAGACGCTCGACGTCTTTGTGGCGCCGTATCCCGACCAGGCCTTTCGAGCGACGGTGACGGTCGTATCGCCGACCATCGATTCGCGCACCCGCACTCTACGTGTCAAGGCGGTGGTCGAGAACAAGGAAGGCAAGCTGAAACCCGGTCTGTTCGCTCGTGCAGATCTGGGCGTCGCGGATCGAAAGGGCGTAATCATCGTTCCCGAAGAAGCGGTCTTGCAACGGGCCGACGGTCCGGTTGTGTTTCGCCTCGTTGAGGACAATCGGGTCGAACGCATCGTGGTCGAACTCGGCAAGCTGAGCGAAGGCCATGCCGAGATCATGGCCGGGTTGGCTGTGGGGGATTCCGTGATCCGACGCGGCCACGACGTGCTGATCGATGGAAGCGCCATCAGTCTTCGCAATCCCGACGGAACACCGGCGGTGGCCGCTGGTCCTGAATCCGCTCTGGAGACCACTCCGTGAGTTTTCTCGACATCTGTATCAACCGTCCCGTGCTGACACTGATGATGACACTCTCGCTCATCGTCTTTGGCGTGATGGGGTATCTGCAGCTCGGTGTCGACCAGTTGCCGAACATGGAGTTCCCGGTCGT
It encodes:
- a CDS encoding response regulator transcription factor, coding for MSESILMIEDDENLSEMVGEYLGSRGFALSAQPNAMGGLELLRSESFDVLILDVMLPDLDGFEVCRRVRAESDIPILMLTARGDETDRIVGLEIGADDYLPKPFNPRELLARLRAILRRHKSGPERGAVLRFGRLEIDRNARVVRVGGEERSLTSHQFELLCALAERAGRVMSRDAIMNALRGHALDAFDRSIDVHISRIRAAIEDDPKNPRRVITVRGAGYVFARNADDETDRR
- a CDS encoding nuclear transport factor 2 family protein gives rise to the protein MGGFPREEIEAAFENYNRARIQASTSGDWRIWAAVFTEDAHYTEHAYGEMHGRQEIEDWITKVMAPFPHMSFPQDWVAFDDEHDAVVFQCQNRLEHPGDPDGEPFQFPSWTRLVYGGNGLWKSEEDVYNPARDAGRTISAWRKAGGEFESRELVQMTDR
- a CDS encoding SDR family oxidoreductase encodes the protein MRRFEERVALVSGAASGIGRATAERLASEGASLFCVDVQSEELEATVEQITGAGGIADSHLCDVSDPEAVAATLSACVERYGKLDALCNIAGILKLDHTHELSLEVWNKILAVNLTGTLLMSQAALPHLLESKGVIVNTSSTSALAGMPWGAAYGASKGGVLALTRTFAVEYAKQGLRANAVCPGSIVTSMTTRGVLPEGIDTSLLSRVVPLDKPRGPESIAGVIAMLASDDGAHINGAEIRVDGGTLS
- a CDS encoding TetR/AcrR family transcriptional regulator, which codes for MDATESLLLEVGPDRLSIRLVTNRCGYQAPTIYHHFGDKAGLIDACLERRFQDLHDELLRVPRRLDPAEYLRELARAFIRFGVEHPAHYRLFSVPRRVDVSVPSSAERGRELVAEALKDLERVKRLRGTDAETAFQITWAMLHGLILLRISRPDYEWTEDLTERALDSLERGLFEKESGAE
- a CDS encoding efflux RND transporter periplasmic adaptor subunit codes for the protein MMRIRMWNGTTNLKRWALALCCVGAGLSACDGEPEDALEVTRPVVIAEVQAVDVSERIAATGQLVAPSRAEVAAQVQGEITAVLRDEGATVEAGEVVLEIDPERFELELARARAGLSEARASLGEHERDVKRQRALAQRAVASKAQLDEAETAVQTSRSRVQAAQANLGVAERALRDSKVTARFSGQIGRRYLSVGEFVQPGQKLFELVAMDPIEVEFFLPERDSSRASIGQTLDVFVAPYPDQAFRATVTVVSPTIDSRTRTLRVKAVVENKEGKLKPGLFARADLGVADRKGVIIVPEEAVLQRADGPVVFRLVEDNRVERIVVELGKLSEGHAEIMAGLAVGDSVIRRGHDVLIDGSAISLRNPDGTPAVAAGPESALETTP